The following are encoded together in the Lathyrus oleraceus cultivar Zhongwan6 chromosome 3, CAAS_Psat_ZW6_1.0, whole genome shotgun sequence genome:
- the LOC127127308 gene encoding uncharacterized protein LOC127127308 isoform X3, which produces MLGFSYGEIFLLLGATAALLGPKDLPIITRTAGRMAGRAIAYVQLARGHLGSVIQQSQARQLHNELRDMMAQVDAIQHEVRSLSFINPGPLTRRLDNLDQPSIINGGYANNRIPEGAGVNLSISSLTKDSTPLPSNSFNIQSKATTYARLAEAPSIKNGSLASSAEVEKIKDGLQLIVMPVSAESTGLLPNRGGADVKGSDIVQEAILEAEIW; this is translated from the exons ATGCTGGGATTTTCATATGGAGAAATATTCTTATTGCTGGGAGCCACTGCGGCTCTGCTTG GTCCAAAGGATTTGCCAATCATAACCAGAACAGCTGGGAGGATGGCTGGCCGGGCTATTGCATATGTACAATTGGCCCGGGGACACCTTGGATCTGTTATACAGCAATCTCAAGCTCGCCAG CTTCATAACGAACTTCGGGATATGATGGCACAAGTAGATGCTATTCAACATGAAGTTCGAAGTCTATCATTCATAAATCCTGGCCCTTTAACTCGGAGGCTTGATAATCTCGACCAGCCATCCATCATAAATG GTGGATATGCAAACAACAGGATACCGGAAGGTGCTGGGGTGAATCTCTCAATATCGTCTCTTACCAAG GATTCAACTCCATTGCCATCCAATTCATTCAATATTCAAAGCAAAGCAACTACTTATGCCAGGTTGGCCGAGGCCCCTTCCATCAAGAATGGTTCATTGGCAAGTAGTGCTGAAGTTGAGAAGATTAAAGATGGTCTGCAGCTTATTGTCATGCCAGTTTCTGCTGAAAGTACTGGACTCTTACCAAATCGTGGTG GAGCTGATGTGAAAGGATCTGACATAGTTCAAGAAGCAATTTTGGAAGCAGAG ATTTGGTAA
- the LOC127127308 gene encoding uncharacterized protein LOC127127308 isoform X2, giving the protein MLGFSYGEIFLLLGATAALLGPKDLPIITRTAGRMAGRAIAYVQLARGHLGSVIQQSQARQLHNELRDMMAQVDAIQHEVRSLSFINPGPLTRRLDNLDQPSIINGGYANNRIPEGAGVNLSISSLTKDSTPLPSNSFNIQSKATTYARLAEAPSIKNGSLASSAEVEKIKDGLQLIVMPVSAESTGLLPNRGGADVKGSDIVQEAILEAEVAHKAKEFFSQPENQI; this is encoded by the exons ATGCTGGGATTTTCATATGGAGAAATATTCTTATTGCTGGGAGCCACTGCGGCTCTGCTTG GTCCAAAGGATTTGCCAATCATAACCAGAACAGCTGGGAGGATGGCTGGCCGGGCTATTGCATATGTACAATTGGCCCGGGGACACCTTGGATCTGTTATACAGCAATCTCAAGCTCGCCAG CTTCATAACGAACTTCGGGATATGATGGCACAAGTAGATGCTATTCAACATGAAGTTCGAAGTCTATCATTCATAAATCCTGGCCCTTTAACTCGGAGGCTTGATAATCTCGACCAGCCATCCATCATAAATG GTGGATATGCAAACAACAGGATACCGGAAGGTGCTGGGGTGAATCTCTCAATATCGTCTCTTACCAAG GATTCAACTCCATTGCCATCCAATTCATTCAATATTCAAAGCAAAGCAACTACTTATGCCAGGTTGGCCGAGGCCCCTTCCATCAAGAATGGTTCATTGGCAAGTAGTGCTGAAGTTGAGAAGATTAAAGATGGTCTGCAGCTTATTGTCATGCCAGTTTCTGCTGAAAGTACTGGACTCTTACCAAATCGTGGTG GAGCTGATGTGAAAGGATCTGACATAGTTCAAGAAGCAATTTTGGAAGCAGAGGTAGCTCATAAAGCAAAGGAGTTCTTTTCACAGCCCGAAAATCAGATATGA
- the LOC127127308 gene encoding uncharacterized protein LOC127127308 isoform X5 gives MLGFSYGEIFLLLGATAALLGPKDLPIITRTAGRMAGRAIAYVQLARGHLGSVIQQSQARQLHNELRDMMAQVDAIQHEVRSLSFINPGPLTRRLDNLDQPSIINGGYANNRIPEGAGVNLSISSLTKDSTPLPSNSFNIQSKATTYARLAEAPSIKNGSLASSAEVEKIKDGLQLIVMPVSAESTGLLPNRGE, from the exons ATGCTGGGATTTTCATATGGAGAAATATTCTTATTGCTGGGAGCCACTGCGGCTCTGCTTG GTCCAAAGGATTTGCCAATCATAACCAGAACAGCTGGGAGGATGGCTGGCCGGGCTATTGCATATGTACAATTGGCCCGGGGACACCTTGGATCTGTTATACAGCAATCTCAAGCTCGCCAG CTTCATAACGAACTTCGGGATATGATGGCACAAGTAGATGCTATTCAACATGAAGTTCGAAGTCTATCATTCATAAATCCTGGCCCTTTAACTCGGAGGCTTGATAATCTCGACCAGCCATCCATCATAAATG GTGGATATGCAAACAACAGGATACCGGAAGGTGCTGGGGTGAATCTCTCAATATCGTCTCTTACCAAG GATTCAACTCCATTGCCATCCAATTCATTCAATATTCAAAGCAAAGCAACTACTTATGCCAGGTTGGCCGAGGCCCCTTCCATCAAGAATGGTTCATTGGCAAGTAGTGCTGAAGTTGAGAAGATTAAAGATGGTCTGCAGCTTATTGTCATGCCAGTTTCTGCTGAAAGTACTGGACTCTTACCAAATCGTGGTG AATGA
- the LOC127127311 gene encoding uncharacterized protein LOC127127311: MGGQQKKIMDFKVSHKSVGFDLMQNCDLPPPSKVFLGSDKTVILSMHKVCNISGREKGRDSIHQLENDDDEKDKRELLKALKASQIRAREAEKMAAILNKEKDGLSVALLEEAMQLFACCQRVRLLELQVLNLQQKPAMLMPAEEEAVGLPHEETVSVSWVLALIFSLGIGVATALAWGY; encoded by the coding sequence ATGGGTGGCCAACAAAAGAAGATTATGGATTTCAAAGTTTCTCATAAGTCTGTAGGGTTTGACCTTATGCAGAACTGTGATCTTCCTCCACCTTCCAAGGTTTTTTTGGGTTCAGATAAAACGGTGATATTATCTATGCATAAGGTCTGTAATATTTCAGGTAGAGAAAAAGGACGAGATAGCATACACCAGCTCGAAAATGATGATGACGAAAAGGATAAAAGAGAGCTTCTTAAGGCGCTGAAAGCATCTCAAATACGCGCTAGAGAGGCAGAAAAGATGGCGGCTATCCTAAACAAAGAAAAGGATGGTCTCTCTGTTGCTTTGTTGGAAGAGGCCATGCAGTTGTTTGCTTGTTGCCAAAGGGTGAGATTGCTTGAGCTTCAAGTTTTGAACCTGCAGCAAAAGCCAGCAATGTTGATGCCTGCAGAGGAGGAGGCTGTAGGATTACCCCATGAAGAAACAGTTAGTGTCTCATGGGTTCTGGCTTTGATTTTTTCATTGGGAATTGGGGTTGCCACTGCCCTTGCTTGGGGTTACTAG
- the LOC127127308 gene encoding uncharacterized protein LOC127127308 isoform X1: MLGFSYGEIFLLLGATAALLGPKDLPIITRTAGRMAGRAIAYVQLARGHLGSVIQQSQARQLHNELRDMMAQVDAIQHEVRSLSFINPGPLTRRLDNLDQPSIINGGYANNRIPEGAGVNLSISSLTKDSTPLPSNSFNIQSKATTYARLAEAPSIKNGSLASSAEVEKIKDGLQLIVMPVSAESTGLLPNRGGADVKGSDIVQEAILEAEVAHKAKEFFSQPENQI, encoded by the exons ATGCTGGGATTTTCATATGGAGAAATATTCTTATTGCTGGGAGCCACTGCGGCTCTGCTTG GTCCAAAGGATTTGCCAATCATAACCAGAACAGCTGGGAGGATGGCTGGCCGGGCTATTGCATATGTACAATTGGCCCGGGGACACCTTGGATCTGTTATACAGCAATCTCAAGCTCGCCAG CTTCATAACGAACTTCGGGATATGATGGCACAAGTAGATGCTATTCAACATGAAGTTCGAAGTCTATCATTCATAAATCCTGGCCCTTTAACTCGGAGGCTTGATAATCTCGACCAGCCATCCATCATAAATG GTGGATATGCAAACAACAGGATACCGGAAGGTGCTGGGGTGAATCTCTCAATATCGTCTCTTACCAAG GATTCAACTCCATTGCCATCCAATTCATTCAATATTCAAAGCAAAGCAACTACTTATGCCAGGTTGGCCGAGGCCCCTTCCATCAAGAATGGTTCATTGGCAAGTAGTGCTGAAGTTGAGAAGATTAAAGATGGTCTGCAGCTTATTGTCATGCCAGTTTCTGCTGAAAGTACTGGACTCTTACCAAATCGTGGTG GAGCTGATGTGAAAGGATCTGACATAGTTCAAGAAGCAATTTTGGAAGCAGAGGTAGCTCATAAAGCAAAGGAGTTCTTTTCACAGCCTGAAAATCAGATATGA